The Merismopedia glauca CCAP 1448/3 region TAAGTCGCTACCAATTGGCTCACTAGAACGTCCAGCACTAATTCTTAATGCAGTGATTGTTGTTAAGATACCACGTATTTCTAGACGGTTTTTAAAAGTATCAAACATAGTTTATTTACTCCGAGGTGTTCCGATTAATTCTATTTTCTTATCTTGAATAGCATTAAGATATTTCAGGTAGCGATAACCATAGCCTAAATAGCGGCGAATCAGTTCCATCAAAATAGGTTTGAAATCTATATCGTCAGAAATATCGGCAATCTTTCTGGCTTTTTCTTTCAATCTACTGTCAATATCTTTAATAATTTTAGCTGCAAGTGAGTTCTTGTTTGTTCCCCATTTTTTATCTCTACCAACTTGATAGCAGAGAAAGTTTTTTACGACTTCAGGACTTTCTGTAGTGTCAGCAACTTGTACTAAATTACGAAATTGAGATTCTTCTAACTTCTCTTTTCCTGTTTTAAGATAATCGCTATTATCTAAAGCTTCTTCAATATAGATAACTAAATCATCTTCGGCAAGACGAATCTGTTGTTGAATTTTCAAGGCTATATGCGGATTTAAAGACTGATTCATTTAACATCCTTACGAAATATTTGATGAAACTCACTGCAAATCTCTATTTGACCAAAACCTTCTGAAGTTCTGTCGCCTACTCCTTTCATTTTTAATTGAGATAAAGCTTCAATCCATTGATTTGTTCTATTGGCACTAATACTAAATAAATAAACAGAACCTTTATTTGTAACTAATTCTACATCTTTCATTAATCCCCAAGCACTATTCCAACCAGAAAGATAATCGTAGCTACTATAAGTAGCATGAAGTTTTAAATCTTTTTTCAATTCTTCTAGATTAGCAAACTGACAAAGCATTTCTTCAGAAATAACTGTAGTTCGTCGCCAATTTTCTGTCAAAATAGCATCAGCTTCTAAGTTAATGGTAAAAAAAGTGCGTTCGCTTGTTAAATTTTGTCTCGGTTTCCCCAAAACTGACCATTCGTGCCAACGTTCTCGCAATTTTTGATTAAAGTTGTTAATTCTTTCTTCAATCTTGTTTTCATTGTTGATTTGGATAGCTTCTATTTTTACCCTTCCCAATCCTCTAGAAGTAGAACCACCTAGACGAAAAGCTTCTGAGTTACCGTTAATAAAAGCAATTATTTTGTTTGCTAAATCTTCATCTGTTTCGATGGAAATGCAAGATTTATAAATAGTCGATTCCCATTGAACTAATTGAAGCGATCGCTTGATAGAAAACTGTTCGTTTAAAACTTCAATACTATAGAGTATTTCTTCTTCAGAAGTAGCGCGTCTTCGATTAATTCCTACACGAGTTAGCAGCCGTTTACTGACGGAATGCGTATAATATTTATATTCTCCTAGCTTGCTATAAAACTTGCTATAAAATCCAGTGTAAGGCTCAACTCTTCCATCATTGCCCTTTTCTATAGCTGTGGGACAACTAGGATCGTAAAACAGATCTCGTGATTCGGCACAAAAATTATCTATTAAAGTATCAAATACCCCATTACCTTTAGCTGTTTTAAAACCAGGTTGAGTTTTAGAACTTACAGCAGTTGCCGGAAGAATGCGAACTTCTTCAGCGATAATCGCATATTCTTTATTCTGTTCCTTTTTACCTTTTGCTGTGGCTGGATAAGCATTAGAAAAAATCGCATAATTCTCATCTAAAAATAGACTATAAAAATCATCTCCAGGTGCAGGTTGTCCCAATCTTTGAATTAGTTCCGAAGCGATCGCACCTCGAATTACCGATCCGGGAATATAGTCGCTGGCTTCGCTGACAGAACCAGGTTTTTTGCGTCCAATTGCTAGAGGAGATAAAGCCGTAATTGTTAGTTGAATTTTATACATCAATTAATTACTAAATATTTGATATTAACGTAAGTTGCTAGTTACTATCTTTGACTTGTTTATTAATTGTTGATTGTTGATTGTTGATTGCTAATTAAATTTTCCTCTCCGTGTC contains the following coding sequences:
- the csx10 gene encoding type III-D CRISPR-associated RAMP protein Csx10; translation: MYKIQLTITALSPLAIGRKKPGSVSEASDYIPGSVIRGAIASELIQRLGQPAPGDDFYSLFLDENYAIFSNAYPATAKGKKEQNKEYAIIAEEVRILPATAVSSKTQPGFKTAKGNGVFDTLIDNFCAESRDLFYDPSCPTAIEKGNDGRVEPYTGFYSKFYSKLGEYKYYTHSVSKRLLTRVGINRRRATSEEEILYSIEVLNEQFSIKRSLQLVQWESTIYKSCISIETDEDLANKIIAFINGNSEAFRLGGSTSRGLGRVKIEAIQINNENKIEERINNFNQKLRERWHEWSVLGKPRQNLTSERTFFTINLEADAILTENWRRTTVISEEMLCQFANLEELKKDLKLHATYSSYDYLSGWNSAWGLMKDVELVTNKGSVYLFSISANRTNQWIEALSQLKMKGVGDRTSEGFGQIEICSEFHQIFRKDVK